One region of Phaeocystidibacter marisrubri genomic DNA includes:
- a CDS encoding response regulator transcription factor encodes MSKEKIRVVLAEDQQLIRAALVNLINSLIGVVVVAEASDGVELLNILDTTPCDIVITDIRMPKMDGIEAVGKIAEYHPELGVIGLSQYDDNDIIVEFIRAGGRAFLLKNADPTEVELAIEKVHETGQYLNQKVSQSLFQNSFRARRRRKSSLLSGVTEREVEILNLLSKEHTAVEMAEKLNISSRTVEKHISHLHQKFETKKTIGLVLCAIREGIIQIEM; translated from the coding sequence ATGAGCAAGGAAAAAATTCGCGTGGTTTTAGCCGAAGATCAACAGTTGATTCGTGCTGCGTTGGTCAATTTGATCAACAGTTTGATTGGAGTTGTCGTGGTGGCGGAAGCTTCCGATGGCGTTGAATTACTAAATATTCTGGATACCACCCCTTGTGATATTGTAATCACAGATATTCGAATGCCAAAAATGGACGGTATTGAAGCGGTTGGGAAAATTGCTGAATATCATCCTGAACTCGGTGTGATTGGCCTTTCTCAGTATGACGACAATGATATCATTGTAGAATTCATTCGAGCTGGTGGTCGCGCGTTCTTACTTAAGAATGCAGATCCTACAGAAGTTGAGCTAGCCATTGAGAAGGTTCATGAAACCGGTCAGTACCTGAATCAAAAAGTCAGTCAGTCGCTGTTTCAAAATAGCTTCAGAGCTCGTCGCCGTCGTAAGTCTTCATTATTGAGTGGTGTTACCGAAAGAGAGGTGGAGATTCTCAATCTTCTAAGCAAGGAACACACCGCGGTTGAAATGGCGGAGAAGCTGAACATTTCATCTAGAACGGTAGAGAAGCACATTTCTCATTTGCATCAGAAGTTTGAAACCAAGAAGACCATTGGGCTAGTCTTATGTGCTATTCGTGAGGGTATCATCCAGATTGAAATGTAG
- a CDS encoding sensor histidine kinase, which yields MIGSIYALSHSRRKVVETEQEKARILVEEQNKLLRATIEGSERERKMISEELHDQINAQLTVVRMAVAQNGGDNSSALETLDATIQDLRSISRELMPPVLERFGLLDALDDLFDRVESQTGLAIEFEAPEEWVEFKVNRDLALYRILQEFIQNTLKYGQAKQICVKVDIVDNTVNFSITDDGVGFDMNAVDAGLGTRNIKSRVEYLNGSYKLWSEPGKGVSLQMTVPLED from the coding sequence ATTGGCAGTATCTATGCGCTCAGTCATTCCAGAAGAAAGGTCGTGGAAACCGAACAGGAAAAGGCTCGGATTCTGGTAGAAGAGCAGAACAAGCTATTGCGAGCTACCATTGAGGGAAGTGAGCGCGAAAGGAAGATGATATCTGAGGAGTTACACGATCAGATCAATGCGCAACTTACGGTAGTTAGAATGGCTGTTGCCCAAAACGGTGGGGACAATTCTAGCGCGCTGGAAACCCTAGATGCCACCATTCAAGACCTGCGTTCCATCAGTAGGGAATTAATGCCTCCTGTTTTAGAGCGATTTGGTTTGTTAGATGCTTTGGACGATTTGTTTGATCGTGTTGAATCGCAAACCGGACTTGCGATAGAATTTGAAGCTCCTGAAGAATGGGTAGAGTTCAAGGTAAACCGCGATTTGGCGTTGTACAGAATTCTTCAAGAGTTTATCCAGAACACCTTAAAATACGGTCAGGCCAAACAGATTTGTGTGAAAGTTGACATTGTGGATAACACAGTAAATTTCTCCATAACGGATGATGGTGTAGGCTTTGACATGAATGCAGTTGACGCTGGTCTTGGTACACGAAATATCAAGTCGAGAGTGGAGTACCTCAACGGATCCTACAAATTGTGGTCGGAGCCAGGCAAGGGCGTATCTTTACAAATGACCGTTCCATTAGAAGATTGA